The following proteins are encoded in a genomic region of Bubalus kerabau isolate K-KA32 ecotype Philippines breed swamp buffalo chromosome 13, PCC_UOA_SB_1v2, whole genome shotgun sequence:
- the ABHD16B gene encoding protein ABHD16B → MCVVCFVKALVHVFKIYLTANYTYNFRGWPVDFRWDDVRAAAGSGSSHRALTCAAAAAGVWLLRGAALGEDSPVRLPRAARSQAQCLLQQIRELPSQLASYALAHSLGRWLVYPGSMFLMTRALLPLLQQGQERLVERYRGRRAKLVACDGNEIDTMFMDRRQHPGSHGRGLRLVICCEGNAGFYEMGCLSAPLEAGYSVLGWNHPGFGGSTGAPFPQHDANAMDVVVKYALHRLHFPPAHVVVYGWSIGGFTATWATMTYPELGALVLDATFDDLVPLALKVMPHSWKGLVVRTVREHFNLNVAEQLCRYPGPVLLLRRTQDDVVSTAGHLRPLPSGVVEGNRGNELLLRLLQHRYPAVMAREGLAIVTRWLRAGSLAQEAAFYARYRVDDEWCLSLLRSYLTRCEDQQEDEETWGSHGLAFPWLVGQGLSPRRRRQLALFLARKHLKNVEATHCSPLEPEDFQLPWRL, encoded by the coding sequence ATGTGCGTGGTCTGCTTCGTGAAAGCGCTGGTGCACGTGTTCAAGATCTACCTGACAGCCAACTACACCTACAACTTCCGAGGCTGGCCGGTGGACTTCCGCTGGGATGACGTGCGCGCCGCCGCCGGGAGCGGCAGCAGTCACCGCGCGCTGACGTGCGCGGCGGCCGCTGCGGGAGTGTGGCTACTGCGGGGCGCAGCGCTGGGCGAGGACTCGCCGGTTCGGCTGCCGCGCGCGGCGCGCAGCCAGGCGCAGTGCCTCCTGCAGCAGATCCGCGAGCTGCCCAGCCAGCTCGCCAGCTACGCGCTGGCCCACTCGCTGGGCCGTTGGCTTGTGTACCCCGGCTCCATGTTCCTGATGACGCGtgcgctgctgccgctgctgcagCAAGGCCAGGAGCGCCTAGTGGAGCGCTACCGCGGCCGGCGCGCCAAGCTGGTGGCCTGTGACGGCAACGAGATcgacaccatgttcatggaccgCCGCCAGCACCCGGGAAGCCACGGCCGCGGCCTGCGCTTGGTCATCTGCTGCGAGGGCAACGCCGGCTTCTACGAGATGGGCTGTCTATCGGCGCCACTGGAGGCCGGCTACTCGGTGCTGGGCTGGAACCACCCGGGCTTCGGGGGCAGCACGGGCGCGCCGTTCCCTCAGCATGATGCCAATGCCATGGACGTGGTGGTCAAGTACGCGCTGCACCGCCTGCACTTCCCGCCCGCACACGTGGTGGTCTATGGCTGGTCTATTGGTGGCTTCACGGCCACGTGGGCCACCATGACGTACCCGGAGCTGGGCGCGCTTGTGCTTGATGCCACCTTCGACGATCTCGTGCCGCTGGCACTGAAGGTCATGCCCCACAGCTGGAAAGGGCTGGTGGTGCGCACGGTGCGTGAGCACTTCAATCTCAACGTGGCCGAGCAGCTGTGTCGCTACCCTGGGCCGGTGCTGCTGCTCCGGCGCACACAGGACGACGTGGTTAGCACCGCGGGCCACCTGCGCCCCCTGCCGTCGGGCGTCGTGGAGGGCAACCGCGGCAACGAGCTGCTCCTGCGTCTGCTGCAGCACCGCTACCCCGCTGTGATGGCGCGCGAGGGCCTAGCTATCGTGACCCGCTGGCTGCGCGCCGGCAGCCTGGCGCAAGAGGCCGCCTTCTATGCGCGCTACCGCGTGGACGACGAATGGTGCCTATCCCTGCTGCGCTCCTACCTCACGCGCTGCGAGGACCAGCAGGAGGACGAGGAGACCTGGGGGTCGCATGGGCTAGCCTTCCCCTGGCTAGTGGGCCAGGGCCTGagcccgcggcggcggcggcagctcgCGCTATTCCTGGCGCGCAAGCACCTCAAAAACGTGGAGGCGACCCACTGCAGTCCGCTGGAACCCGAGGACTTTCAGTTGCCCTGGAGGTTGTAG